The following are encoded in a window of Peromyscus leucopus breed LL Stock chromosome X, UCI_PerLeu_2.1, whole genome shotgun sequence genomic DNA:
- the LOC114710016 gene encoding diphosphoinositol polyphosphate phosphohydrolase 3-alpha isoform X1: MKCKPNQTRTYDPEGFKKRAACLCFRSEREDEVLLVSSSRYPDRWIVPGGGMEPEEEPDGAAVREVYEEAGVKGKLGRLLGVFEQNQDRKHRTYVFVLTVTELLEDWEDSVNIGRKREWFKIEDAIKVLQCHKPVHAEYLEKLKLGGSPTNGNSAAPSLPESEP; this comes from the exons ATGAAGTGCAAGCCGAACCAGACGCGGACCTACGACCCCGAGGGCTTCAAGAAGCGCGCCGCGTGCCTGTGCTTCCGCAGCGAGCGCGAAGACGAGGTGCTCCTGGTGAGCAGCAGCCGCTACCCCGACCGCTGGATCGTGCCCGGCGGGGGCATGGAGCCCGAGGAGGAGCCGGACGGCGCGGCGGTGCGCGAGGTGTACGAGGAGGCGGGAGTCAAGGGGAAGTTGGGCCGGCTGCTTGGTGTCTTCGAGCAGAACCAGGACCGCAAGCACCGGACCTACGTGTTCGTGCTCACCGTCACCGAGCTGCTGGAGGATTGGGAAGACTCGGTCAACATCGGCAGGAAGCGAGAGTGGTTCAAGATCGAAGATGCCATCAAGGTCCTCCAGTGCCACAAGCCCGTGCATGCCGAGTACCTGGAGAAACTGAAGCTGGGCGGCTCCCCGACTAATGGAAACTCGGCCGCCCCGTCCCTGCCGGAGAGCGAGCCCTA a
- the LOC114710016 gene encoding diphosphoinositol polyphosphate phosphohydrolase 3-alpha isoform X2 — protein sequence MKCKPNQTRTYDPEGFKKRAACLCFRSEREDEVLLVSSSRYPDRWIVPGGGMEPEEEPDGAAVREVYEEAGVKGKLGRLLGVFEQNQDRKHRTYVFVLTVTELLEDWEDSVNIGRKREWFKIEDAIKVLQCHKPVHAEYLEKLKLGGSPTNGNSAAPSLPESEP from the coding sequence ATGAAGTGCAAGCCGAACCAGACGCGGACCTACGACCCCGAGGGCTTCAAGAAGCGCGCCGCGTGCCTGTGCTTCCGCAGCGAGCGCGAAGACGAGGTGCTCCTGGTGAGCAGCAGCCGCTACCCCGACCGCTGGATCGTGCCCGGCGGGGGCATGGAGCCCGAGGAGGAGCCGGACGGCGCGGCGGTGCGCGAGGTGTACGAGGAGGCGGGAGTCAAGGGGAAGTTGGGCCGGCTGCTTGGTGTCTTCGAGCAGAACCAGGACCGCAAGCACCGGACCTACGTGTTCGTGCTCACCGTCACCGAGCTGCTGGAGGATTGGGAAGACTCGGTCAACATCGGCAGGAAGCGAGAGTGGTTCAAGATCGAAGATGCCATCAAGGTCCTCCAGTGCCACAAGCCCGTGCATGCCGAGTACCTGGAGAAACTGAAGCTGGGCGGCTCCCCGACTAATGGAAACTCGGCCGCCCCGTCCCTGCCGGAGAGCGAGCCCTAG